In Oleidesulfovibrio alaskensis DSM 16109, the following proteins share a genomic window:
- a CDS encoding phage tail tape measure protein codes for MEVFDVFATFSLMDNISGPLKRVRDSFRATRSEGSSLSQSMGNLTKKLLPLALAAGVVLGAFAPAIGVAAEFEAAISGLGAISRASASDMQLMQRSALDLGASTAFSAAQVVEAQTELAKKGFTANKIVGAMPGLLDLAAAAQTDLATAATVTSGALNSFQMDAAKAAKVADIIAAASTTSATNVEGLGMALQNAGAIVASSGEDFALLAAITGKLADANINAAVAGTATKIMFTRLAAPTGEAAAALQKLGINTRDAQGNMLPFLSVMGNLETALADMGTGEKAEYLKKIFGEEAVGSVTALLSKGVSSLGNYADSLRSSAGAAAEMASRQLDNLKGSITILGSGWEGLSISIGSVFTPALTIAVRAVTTLVGWLNVLASHPVGKAVLAVAGGLAAVIVAVTLFSAATWAATAAMGALNIAMLANPVGLLVAGLIAGAVLVIAYWDKLKGVFKPLISIFEWLRSGIMDFVEVVGGDLGASFNKIGDSFHEAGAVIAEAFTVIKEAYSAVFGSDDDVFGSADTINWWRVLGNFVGVVVGGAFRLLAAAVRVAVTPIKMVTSAIGTMISYFKGDISLYESGRRLIGTFVDGITSMARAPFEAVSSILGRVRNLLPFSDAREGPLSQLTLSGQKVMDTLGEGITGAAPRLRATAVDALSGVAIVTGQAPNTAAANAKGAQAGQRREQASRESGRVVIQHLSVTLPGVKDGEGFVAALQRLVAEFDGSASGLSQVKEA; via the coding sequence ATGGAAGTCTTCGACGTCTTCGCCACATTCAGCCTGATGGACAACATCTCCGGCCCGCTCAAGCGGGTTCGGGATTCATTCCGCGCCACCCGCTCGGAAGGGTCGTCGCTGTCTCAGTCCATGGGCAACCTGACCAAGAAGCTGCTGCCTTTAGCGTTAGCCGCCGGGGTGGTGTTAGGGGCCTTTGCCCCTGCTATCGGTGTTGCGGCAGAGTTTGAGGCGGCCATATCCGGCCTTGGGGCAATCAGTCGGGCGAGCGCCTCCGATATGCAGCTGATGCAGCGGTCAGCTCTTGACCTGGGGGCCAGCACAGCCTTCTCCGCGGCCCAGGTTGTGGAAGCGCAGACGGAGCTGGCCAAGAAGGGCTTTACTGCTAACAAGATTGTCGGAGCCATGCCCGGCCTGCTTGATCTGGCGGCAGCAGCACAGACCGATCTTGCCACAGCGGCCACGGTCACATCCGGTGCGCTCAACTCGTTCCAGATGGACGCGGCCAAGGCCGCAAAGGTGGCGGACATAATCGCCGCCGCGTCCACCACAAGCGCCACGAATGTGGAAGGGCTGGGTATGGCCCTTCAGAACGCCGGTGCCATTGTCGCCAGTTCTGGAGAAGATTTTGCGCTGCTAGCTGCCATAACCGGCAAACTGGCAGATGCCAACATCAACGCCGCCGTGGCGGGCACCGCAACCAAAATCATGTTTACCCGTCTTGCCGCTCCCACCGGCGAAGCCGCCGCCGCATTGCAGAAGCTGGGCATAAACACTCGTGATGCACAGGGCAACATGCTTCCCTTCCTGTCTGTGATGGGGAACCTTGAAACCGCATTGGCAGACATGGGTACCGGCGAAAAGGCCGAGTACCTTAAAAAGATTTTTGGGGAAGAAGCAGTCGGCTCCGTTACCGCCTTGCTGAGCAAGGGGGTATCCAGTCTTGGAAACTATGCGGACTCCCTGCGTTCCAGTGCCGGTGCCGCAGCTGAGATGGCAAGCAGGCAGTTGGACAACCTCAAGGGCTCCATCACCATTCTCGGTTCCGGCTGGGAGGGGCTGTCCATCAGCATTGGTTCAGTATTCACCCCGGCGCTTACAATTGCCGTTCGAGCTGTAACTACCCTTGTCGGCTGGCTCAATGTGCTCGCCTCACACCCCGTCGGCAAAGCCGTGCTGGCCGTGGCTGGTGGCTTGGCCGCCGTCATAGTGGCCGTCACTCTGTTCAGCGCTGCAACATGGGCTGCGACCGCTGCCATGGGAGCACTCAATATTGCCATGCTGGCCAACCCGGTCGGATTGCTCGTGGCCGGGCTCATCGCCGGGGCCGTGCTTGTTATCGCGTATTGGGACAAACTGAAGGGGGTGTTCAAGCCGCTCATCTCCATTTTTGAATGGCTGCGGTCAGGCATTATGGATTTTGTGGAAGTGGTGGGCGGAGATCTGGGCGCTTCTTTTAATAAGATCGGGGATTCCTTTCACGAGGCCGGAGCGGTGATTGCTGAGGCATTTACAGTCATCAAGGAAGCATATTCTGCCGTGTTCGGATCCGATGATGACGTGTTCGGCTCTGCAGACACTATCAACTGGTGGCGTGTTTTGGGTAATTTTGTGGGCGTGGTGGTAGGCGGGGCCTTTCGCTTGCTGGCTGCGGCTGTGCGTGTAGCCGTTACCCCCATCAAAATGGTCACCAGCGCCATAGGCACCATGATCAGCTACTTCAAAGGGGATATTTCTCTATACGAGTCGGGCCGCAGGCTCATCGGCACCTTTGTGGACGGCATTACCTCCATGGCCAGGGCTCCGTTTGAAGCTGTCTCCTCCATCCTTGGCCGGGTGCGTAATCTGTTGCCGTTTTCAGATGCCAGGGAAGGCCCGCTGTCTCAGCTCACACTCTCTGGCCAGAAGGTCATGGATACGCTGGGTGAAGGCATCACCGGTGCCGCACCGCGGTTGCGGGCCACGGCGGTAGATGCGCTTTCCGGCGTGGCTATTGTCACCGGGCAGGCCCCTAATACCGCAGCTGCCAACGCCAAGGGAGCGCAAGCCGGTCAGAGGCGTGAGCAGGCCAGCCGTGAGAGCGGCCGTGTCGTAATCCAGCATCTGTCCGTAACCCTGCCCGGTGTGAAGGACGGGGAAGGCTTCGTGGCGGCGCTGCAACGTCTCGTGGCGGAATTCGACGGTTCCGCGTCCGGACTCAGCCAGGTGAAGGAGGCATAG
- a CDS encoding DUF2586 domain-containing protein, producing the protein MARKDVFEFLVDGTSGLVPGDVSGKALIVGVCSAGEVGKVYYLGKRSDLTGLLGTGPLVDRLQHVFATGGQDSTVLAVPVAGSPGGTISTLKHTGTGPDADVSGLPGGNADVIAEIVDAGAPGVATCKLSKDGGATFGVAAAVPANGQISVADTGTTIVLAAGNLVAGDRYSYSVRGPIGPVTRIGLGPEITAAGTVKAGAEVVLQIVKGGDRNEGQYRLSVDGGDNFGPYRTIPVDGQIPVADTGVTITCPAGDYPLGSTYQFDLLAPVPTIADVIDALTIPLETVDPEFVYVVGPSDSVDWAAMGALADDLWNRHRPTFFVCEGRLPAAGEDLNDWVTALKQERMGFAHRFVSVCVGFGEISDRTGLRKLRNAGGLLAGRIMEVPVQRDIGRVRDQGITGISLPEGYTEAMQSELEEAGYITLTRYAGLQAVYWGTARTMADSTSDYQRLEVLRVTFKAVRLMRLQALKSLKDELGDPLQGADTSGLAYLRANLENALDTMVKAKPKELAGYAVSIPMDQDFVNNGVATETTLIGIPIIDTIKLFSSYVYAGGKFDPRMAA; encoded by the coding sequence ATGGCCCGTAAGGATGTATTTGAATTTCTGGTGGACGGCACCAGCGGCCTTGTGCCCGGCGATGTGAGCGGCAAGGCCCTTATTGTCGGTGTATGCAGCGCCGGGGAAGTAGGCAAGGTCTACTATCTGGGTAAGCGTAGCGATCTGACAGGCCTGCTGGGTACCGGCCCTCTGGTAGACCGCCTGCAGCATGTCTTTGCCACCGGCGGACAGGACAGCACTGTGCTGGCTGTTCCGGTGGCAGGGTCGCCCGGTGGCACCATCAGCACGCTCAAGCATACCGGCACTGGTCCCGATGCCGATGTAAGCGGTCTTCCCGGTGGCAACGCCGATGTGATTGCCGAGATAGTGGATGCCGGTGCTCCCGGCGTTGCCACGTGCAAGTTGAGCAAGGACGGCGGGGCAACATTCGGAGTGGCCGCCGCCGTGCCTGCCAATGGGCAGATCAGCGTTGCCGATACCGGTACCACCATCGTGCTGGCAGCGGGCAATCTCGTGGCTGGCGACCGCTACAGCTACTCGGTGCGTGGTCCCATCGGCCCTGTTACCCGCATCGGTTTGGGGCCGGAGATCACTGCAGCGGGAACCGTAAAGGCCGGGGCCGAGGTGGTGCTGCAGATCGTCAAGGGCGGTGACCGCAACGAAGGCCAGTATCGCCTTTCCGTGGATGGCGGCGACAATTTCGGCCCGTATCGCACCATCCCGGTGGATGGTCAGATTCCTGTGGCCGACACCGGCGTTACCATCACCTGTCCGGCGGGCGATTATCCGCTGGGTAGCACATACCAGTTCGACCTGCTTGCCCCGGTGCCCACCATCGCGGACGTTATCGACGCATTGACCATCCCGCTGGAAACAGTGGACCCGGAATTCGTCTATGTGGTCGGTCCGTCCGATTCCGTGGATTGGGCTGCCATGGGCGCACTGGCCGACGACCTTTGGAACCGCCACCGCCCTACGTTTTTTGTGTGTGAGGGCAGACTGCCCGCAGCCGGTGAAGACCTGAATGACTGGGTAACAGCCCTGAAGCAGGAGCGTATGGGGTTTGCCCACCGTTTCGTCAGTGTGTGCGTGGGATTCGGCGAGATCAGCGACCGCACCGGCCTGCGCAAACTCCGCAATGCCGGAGGACTGCTGGCCGGGCGTATCATGGAAGTACCTGTGCAGCGTGATATCGGCCGGGTGCGTGACCAGGGCATTACCGGCATCTCTCTGCCGGAAGGCTACACCGAGGCCATGCAGAGCGAACTGGAAGAAGCCGGATACATCACGCTTACCCGGTACGCCGGGTTGCAGGCCGTCTACTGGGGAACAGCCCGGACCATGGCGGATTCCACCAGTGACTATCAGCGGCTTGAAGTGTTGCGTGTAACGTTCAAGGCTGTGCGCCTCATGCGTCTGCAAGCGCTCAAATCTCTGAAGGATGAACTGGGTGACCCGCTGCAGGGCGCAGACACCAGCGGTTTAGCCTATCTGCGGGCCAATCTCGAAAATGCGCTGGATACCATGGTCAAGGCCAAGCCCAAGGAACTGGCCGGGTATGCCGTCTCAATCCCCATGGATCAGGATTTCGTCAACAATGGCGTGGCCACGGAAACCACCCTCATCGGCATCCCCATCATTGATACCATCAAACTGTTTTCATCCTACGTCTACGCGGGCGGCAAATTCGATCCGCGCATGGCGGCATAG
- a CDS encoding phage virion morphogenesis protein, translated as MAGASFSMPMDGLMRAVDAGISHAQRTQQLAEAIGEALVSSTHQRFEDQERPDGSKWEPSLRARNEGGVTLTDKGTLKKSIGYAASPAKVTIGTSMKYAAIHQRGGTIRGKKGKLKFPLPGGGFAQVDQVTIPERTYLGLSGEDVKEVREMMVQHMRQALLGG; from the coding sequence ATGGCTGGCGCATCCTTCTCCATGCCCATGGACGGCCTGATGCGGGCCGTGGATGCGGGCATATCGCATGCCCAGCGCACCCAGCAGCTGGCCGAGGCTATCGGCGAGGCGCTCGTTTCCAGTACGCACCAACGTTTTGAAGATCAGGAGCGCCCGGACGGTTCCAAATGGGAGCCATCACTCCGGGCCAGGAACGAAGGCGGCGTTACCCTGACGGACAAGGGAACTCTCAAAAAATCCATAGGGTACGCAGCCAGCCCGGCCAAGGTCACGATCGGCACCAGCATGAAATATGCGGCCATCCATCAGCGCGGGGGAACCATCAGGGGCAAGAAAGGCAAGCTCAAGTTCCCGTTGCCGGGTGGCGGCTTTGCCCAAGTTGATCAGGTAACGATACCTGAGCGTACCTACCTCGGTCTGTCCGGGGAAGACGTCAAGGAAGTGCGGGAGATGATGGTGCAGCACATGCGCCAAGCCCTGCTGGGTGGATGA
- a CDS encoding DUF1320 domain-containing protein: MYCERDDLHDYIPAAYLDAADKVTPGIVGRKIASVCGAIDDALRRHYVLPLVTVPETIKRMAAVMAAYEAIGGITAVKDDTNAGNKLLVLQDLYKQARKDLALIRDNKLELGLDELGLEPSTGANGTLAVVTRPATLNLKGWR; this comes from the coding sequence ATGTACTGCGAACGAGACGACCTGCACGACTACATTCCTGCCGCGTATCTGGATGCGGCAGACAAGGTAACGCCCGGCATCGTGGGACGAAAGATCGCCAGCGTGTGTGGTGCCATCGACGATGCTCTTCGCCGTCATTACGTGCTGCCGCTCGTCACAGTGCCTGAAACCATCAAGCGCATGGCGGCTGTCATGGCGGCGTATGAAGCTATCGGCGGCATAACGGCGGTGAAGGACGACACCAACGCAGGCAACAAGCTGCTGGTGCTGCAGGATCTCTATAAGCAGGCCCGCAAGGACTTGGCTCTGATCCGGGATAACAAGCTGGAGCTGGGGCTGGATGAGCTGGGGCTGGAACCTTCGACAGGGGCCAACGGCACCCTGGCCGTGGTGACGCGTCCGGCAACACTGAACCTCAAGGGGTGGCGCTGA
- a CDS encoding major capsid protein, with amino-acid sequence MFDLKPYFTAARIARRFEAAPPLTTTVMDLLFPADVRANYESPVIPVSDIKQVVGAVPVVRRGSASIPLRGEDTETSYIEPLPVRIHDELSAVDLNNLKIASPTTLEQWSNRKQLALRRAARLTSEVLCAQAAFDGRIAYPLLQSNGSFTTYQVDYGAPLDHALAAAEKWDHADASLMIVYELLEDMATDLDKAGYGGSKITFAGRLAFSTVLKLIEATDKPKIPVLVEKDGSISLGGHTIRKMAETYYDPSTKTTKPKLDDKEVRMIATGNTAFFYGPVDDLDANLHAMPMFIKPIKRDNPSGILLVGESKPLPAVAPEATVKATVLA; translated from the coding sequence ATGTTTGATCTGAAGCCGTATTTTACCGCAGCTCGTATCGCCAGGCGGTTCGAGGCCGCTCCGCCTCTGACCACTACGGTCATGGACCTGCTGTTCCCGGCGGACGTGCGGGCGAACTATGAATCCCCCGTCATTCCTGTCTCCGACATCAAGCAGGTTGTAGGTGCCGTGCCGGTTGTGCGCCGTGGCAGTGCGTCCATTCCCTTGCGTGGCGAAGATACTGAGACCTCCTACATCGAACCCCTGCCGGTGCGTATCCATGACGAGCTGAGCGCCGTGGATCTTAACAACCTCAAGATCGCCAGCCCCACCACGCTGGAGCAGTGGTCCAATCGCAAGCAGCTGGCTCTGCGAAGGGCGGCCCGCCTCACGTCGGAAGTTCTCTGCGCCCAGGCCGCCTTCGATGGCCGGATTGCTTATCCTCTGCTGCAGTCCAACGGCTCTTTCACCACGTATCAGGTGGATTACGGAGCTCCGCTCGATCATGCCTTGGCAGCTGCTGAGAAATGGGACCATGCCGATGCGAGTCTCATGATTGTGTACGAATTGTTGGAAGACATGGCCACGGACCTCGACAAGGCCGGGTATGGCGGTTCCAAGATCACGTTTGCCGGAAGACTGGCTTTTTCCACGGTGCTCAAGCTCATTGAGGCCACCGACAAGCCCAAAATTCCCGTTCTGGTGGAAAAGGACGGCTCCATCTCGCTTGGTGGTCACACCATCCGCAAGATGGCCGAAACCTACTATGACCCGTCCACCAAGACCACCAAGCCCAAGCTGGACGACAAGGAAGTCCGCATGATTGCCACCGGCAATACGGCCTTCTTCTACGGCCCCGTGGACGATCTGGACGCCAACCTGCACGCCATGCCCATGTTCATCAAGCCCATCAAGCGGGACAACCCTTCCGGCATCCTGCTGGTCGGCGAATCCAAGCCGCTGCCGGCTGTCGCCCCCGAGGCCACGGTCAAGGCCACCGTCCTCGCGTAA
- a CDS encoding PBECR2 nuclease fold domain-containing protein produces the protein MTVEPVALPPKEALAYWQDKVSVTPEVFKNLSGQARARAFAVSGLSRQDQIAAVQQAVHEAMANGETLKDFKGRMDAVLEGARLPRWRLENIYRTNVQSAYMAGRFAQMQRTTALRPYWRYVAVADKRTRPDHLALHGLVYPHDHEFWSTYYPPNGFACRCTVQTLSERQAKQSGVEIQKDMPDLIEPVDPRTGNRLPARRPVPDAGFAGNVGQDWLHGLAPSELDAKIKDLPLPTLCRTGGTSFADPQAGAPCRPPLASLAKRHILPVTAKDILPGGLKAEEYVAAFLKEFNLADINASAVHTIPGGIPVVIGKGLFIDKKTGGWKVLKSGREQYLKLLARTVKEPWEVWQVPAEVAGKPMPVLRLIRLFRDEEEARIGGFAVFNLVRGREWQGATTFTPKLGNEAAMLKYMERQRQGALLYREP, from the coding sequence ATGACCGTTGAGCCTGTAGCGCTGCCCCCCAAAGAGGCCCTTGCCTATTGGCAGGACAAGGTGTCCGTCACCCCGGAGGTGTTCAAGAACCTTTCCGGGCAGGCCCGCGCACGTGCCTTCGCCGTGTCGGGGCTGTCCCGGCAGGACCAGATAGCCGCCGTGCAACAGGCTGTCCATGAAGCCATGGCCAACGGGGAAACTCTCAAAGACTTCAAGGGGCGTATGGACGCCGTACTGGAGGGAGCCAGGCTGCCGCGCTGGCGGCTGGAGAACATCTACCGCACCAACGTACAGAGCGCCTACATGGCCGGGCGTTTTGCACAGATGCAGCGTACCACGGCTTTGCGTCCCTACTGGCGCTATGTGGCCGTGGCCGACAAACGCACCCGCCCGGATCATTTGGCGCTGCATGGGCTTGTCTATCCCCACGATCATGAATTCTGGAGCACCTATTATCCACCCAACGGCTTCGCCTGCCGCTGCACAGTGCAAACGCTTTCTGAGCGGCAGGCCAAGCAAAGCGGTGTGGAAATCCAGAAGGATATGCCGGACCTCATTGAACCGGTGGACCCGCGCACAGGCAATCGTCTTCCGGCCCGTCGCCCGGTGCCCGATGCCGGCTTTGCGGGAAACGTGGGGCAAGACTGGTTACATGGACTCGCACCTTCGGAACTGGACGCCAAGATCAAAGACCTGCCTCTTCCCACGCTTTGCCGCACCGGCGGCACATCCTTTGCCGATCCACAAGCCGGTGCCCCGTGCAGGCCGCCACTGGCCTCATTGGCCAAGCGCCACATCCTGCCGGTTACGGCAAAGGACATTCTGCCCGGGGGCCTGAAGGCGGAAGAGTATGTGGCTGCCTTCCTCAAAGAGTTCAACCTTGCCGATATCAATGCCAGCGCTGTGCATACGATTCCGGGCGGTATCCCCGTCGTTATCGGCAAGGGATTGTTTATCGACAAGAAAACAGGCGGTTGGAAAGTGCTGAAGAGTGGCCGTGAGCAATATCTGAAGCTGTTGGCCAGAACTGTCAAAGAACCGTGGGAGGTCTGGCAGGTGCCAGCGGAGGTGGCAGGAAAGCCTATGCCGGTGTTGCGGCTGATCAGGCTGTTCCGGGATGAGGAGGAAGCCAGGATTGGGGGCTTTGCCGTGTTCAATCTGGTGCGGGGCCGTGAATGGCAGGGAGCCACCACCTTTACCCCCAAGCTCGGCAACGAAGCTGCCATGCTCAAATACATGGAGCGCCAGCGGCAGGGAGCGCTGCTGTACCGCGAGCCCTAA